From the Bdellovibrionota bacterium genome, one window contains:
- a CDS encoding PilT/PilU family type 4a pilus ATPase, with protein MKSIKELLEMVVKDNATDLHIVAGSPPMVRINGNLFQRSSEPLTPQQASNICLSLMTEKHRKLFENRNEVDFGFGVTGLGRFRVNVFRQRGVVSAAVRRIPEEIPHFSKLGLPNIIQEITNKANGLILVTGATGSGKSTTIASLLDKVNEEKQSHIVTIEDPIEYVHNHKKCIVNQREVGLDTENFETAMKYVLRQDPDYCLVGEMRDRETAEMALKVSETGHLVFATLHTNSAPDTISRIVAMFDEGRREITLNQLSSVLQCILSQQLLPGLDGKLVLAYELLIPTSGIKALIREGKYYQLHGMMQVGQATSGMITMNQCLMNLMIRRKIDMKVGFEASPDPDDLNNMLRKAGL; from the coding sequence ATGAAGAGCATAAAAGAACTATTGGAAATGGTCGTAAAAGACAACGCAACAGACTTGCACATTGTGGCAGGTTCGCCTCCGATGGTGAGAATCAATGGAAATTTATTTCAGAGATCTTCAGAGCCATTAACTCCACAGCAAGCGAGTAACATTTGTCTCTCGCTGATGACTGAAAAACATAGAAAGTTATTCGAAAATAGAAACGAAGTGGATTTTGGTTTTGGTGTGACGGGACTGGGCCGTTTCCGTGTGAACGTTTTTAGACAGCGTGGTGTGGTTTCGGCTGCGGTGAGAAGAATTCCAGAGGAGATTCCGCATTTCTCAAAGCTAGGATTACCCAATATCATTCAAGAGATTACCAATAAGGCAAACGGATTGATTTTGGTTACGGGCGCAACAGGTTCTGGTAAGTCGACAACGATTGCATCACTTCTGGATAAAGTGAACGAAGAAAAACAATCGCACATTGTCACCATCGAAGATCCTATCGAATATGTTCACAATCACAAAAAGTGTATCGTAAACCAAAGAGAAGTGGGTTTGGATACAGAAAATTTTGAAACCGCTATGAAGTATGTTCTTCGTCAAGATCCTGATTACTGTCTAGTGGGTGAGATGAGAGATCGAGAAACTGCCGAGATGGCGTTGAAGGTTTCAGAGACGGGTCACTTGGTGTTTGCGACTCTTCATACGAATTCTGCGCCCGATACCATCAGTCGTATCGTGGCGATGTTTGATGAAGGCCGAAGAGAAATCACGCTGAACCAATTGAGTTCCGTCTTGCAATGTATTCTCAGTCAGCAATTGCTTCCGGGCCTAGATGGAAAATTGGTTTTGGCTTATGAATTATTGATTCCAACTTCCGGTATTAAAGCTTTGATTCGTGAAGGGAAGTATTATCAACTTCACGGGATGATGCAAGTGGGGCAAGCAACCTCCGGCATGATTACCATGAATCAATGTCTGATGAATTTAATGATTCGTCGTAAAATTGATATGAAAGTGGGATTTGAAGCGAGTCCTGATCCTGATGACTTAAACAACATGCTAAGAAAAGCTGGGCTATAG
- the pilB gene encoding type IV-A pilus assembly ATPase PilB, with product MAKGLGELLVNENLIGIDQLEKAKKEQKSNGGRLSSSLVKLGYIDDKQLADFLARQYNIPSVDLDAFQIDPDAIKLVPKKICEKYKVIPVNKSGDTLVLAMADPSNVYIKDDLFHITRCKITAVVAPEHSIELAIDRYYSSKTKFESIMTDMEKETTSVDIEVGTKSVIIDGDADESPVVKFVNVILAEAVKRKASDIHIEPYEKNFRVRMRIDGSLYEQIQPPSGMAGAIASRIKVMSKLDISEKRRPQDGRLKIKTKDNKEVDFRVSILPTLFGEKVVMRILDKSNLQLDLKKLGFEDDDLVKFQKALYQPNGILLITGPTGSGKTTTIYSALAELNQPDVNISTAEDPVEFNLEGINQVQMNKDIDLTFATTLRSFLRQDPDIIMVGEIRDYETAEIAFKAALTGHLVVSTLHTNDAPATINRLINMGIEPFLVTSAVNLVVAQRLVKKICTYCKNSIHVDNQALLDMGFREDELGTFQVMKGDGCERCNETGYSGRISIYEILQFNDELKSLIFKKVDPLLLKECAIRNGMKSLRRAALNKVKAGITTIDEVLGVTAKD from the coding sequence TTGGCAAAGGGACTTGGTGAACTTTTAGTTAATGAAAATTTGATCGGCATCGATCAATTGGAAAAAGCTAAGAAAGAACAAAAGAGTAACGGCGGAAGACTTTCGTCTTCACTGGTTAAGCTTGGATACATCGATGACAAACAGCTCGCAGATTTTTTGGCGAGACAGTACAACATTCCTTCTGTTGATCTTGATGCATTCCAAATTGATCCCGACGCCATTAAACTTGTTCCAAAAAAGATTTGCGAAAAATACAAAGTCATTCCGGTAAACAAATCTGGAGACACTCTCGTATTGGCCATGGCAGATCCTAGCAACGTGTACATCAAAGACGACTTATTCCATATCACTAGATGCAAAATCACAGCAGTGGTTGCACCAGAGCACTCTATTGAATTGGCCATCGATCGGTATTACAGTTCAAAAACAAAATTTGAATCCATCATGACCGACATGGAAAAAGAAACAACTTCGGTAGATATCGAAGTGGGAACAAAATCCGTAATTATCGACGGGGATGCGGATGAGTCTCCGGTTGTGAAATTTGTAAACGTAATTTTAGCCGAAGCCGTAAAAAGAAAAGCCTCAGATATTCACATTGAACCTTACGAAAAAAACTTCAGAGTCAGAATGAGAATCGATGGATCTCTCTATGAGCAAATCCAACCACCGTCAGGGATGGCCGGTGCGATTGCTTCTCGTATCAAGGTGATGAGTAAGCTTGATATTTCGGAAAAAAGACGTCCGCAAGATGGTCGTTTAAAAATCAAAACTAAAGACAATAAAGAAGTCGATTTTCGGGTGAGCATTCTACCTACACTCTTCGGTGAAAAAGTGGTGATGAGGATTTTAGATAAATCCAACCTTCAGCTCGATCTTAAAAAATTAGGATTTGAGGATGATGATTTGGTCAAATTCCAAAAAGCACTTTACCAACCCAACGGAATTCTTTTGATCACGGGTCCAACGGGTTCAGGTAAGACCACAACAATTTATTCTGCTCTTGCCGAATTGAATCAACCGGACGTAAATATTTCTACAGCCGAAGACCCGGTGGAATTCAACTTGGAAGGTATCAACCAAGTTCAAATGAACAAAGATATTGATTTAACATTTGCAACCACATTGAGATCTTTCCTTCGTCAAGACCCGGATATCATTATGGTGGGGGAGATTCGTGACTACGAAACAGCAGAGATAGCCTTCAAGGCCGCGCTTACGGGTCACTTGGTGGTCAGCACTCTACACACCAACGATGCTCCTGCTACCATCAACCGTTTGATCAATATGGGAATCGAACCTTTTCTGGTCACATCGGCGGTGAATCTTGTCGTTGCACAAAGACTCGTGAAAAAGATTTGTACGTATTGCAAAAATTCAATTCACGTCGATAACCAAGCACTTTTGGATATGGGATTCAGAGAGGACGAGCTTGGAACTTTCCAAGTGATGAAGGGTGATGGATGCGAGCGCTGTAACGAAACCGGTTACTCGGGTCGTATTTCGATCTATGAAATTTTGCAATTCAATGATGAATTAAAATCTTTAATCTTCAAAAAAGTAGATCCGTTACTTTTAAAAGAATGCGCCATTAGAAACGGAATGAAATCATTGAGGAGAGCCGCACTGAATAAAGTTAAAGCTGGAATTACAACAATTGATGAGGTCTTGGGAGTAACTGCCAAGGACTAA
- a CDS encoding sigma-54 dependent transcriptional regulator has product MENLKLKVLIVDDEVELRKSVRAFLENMSEFQFELDEAENGKIALDKILADTWDIVLMDVRMPEMNGIEALKAIKEHDPRIFVLLMTAHSNLADAVEAIKHGAYDYVPKPVHPEKLKEVITKAIDAREMVSTLAISNPIFDDDIDSEFVGRNQKMKEIFDLIYRLCKVDTTVLVRGENGTGKELVARAIHYNSPRKEGPFVAINCGAIPENLMESELFGHEKGAFTGASERKIGKFQLANQGTIFLDEIAELRPDMQVKLLRVLQERSFVPVGSNREVKTNARIIAATNRNLEKMIEEGTFREDLFYRLNVMPIFLPPLRERIDDIPELVESFIKKFDRQHKREIRAISNQALQILRNYPWPGNIRELENVIEHAFVIENTETIQSPSLPQHVRDRSQAMVKVDFNKEYSAPMDFEIFKEKMEKEFIESALKANHGKINQTVAHANIPKNTLLRKIKKYGINVKDFSD; this is encoded by the coding sequence ATGGAAAATTTGAAATTAAAAGTATTGATCGTAGATGACGAAGTTGAACTTCGAAAATCTGTGCGAGCTTTTCTAGAAAACATGTCGGAGTTCCAATTCGAACTCGATGAAGCCGAGAACGGAAAGATCGCGCTTGACAAAATCTTAGCCGACACTTGGGACATTGTTCTGATGGACGTAAGAATGCCAGAGATGAATGGCATCGAAGCGCTGAAAGCCATCAAAGAACACGATCCAAGAATTTTTGTACTCCTAATGACTGCACACAGTAACTTGGCCGACGCGGTGGAAGCTATTAAGCACGGGGCTTACGATTACGTTCCAAAGCCAGTTCATCCTGAAAAACTAAAAGAAGTTATCACCAAAGCAATTGATGCAAGAGAGATGGTATCTACACTTGCGATTTCAAATCCTATTTTTGACGATGATATCGATAGCGAATTCGTAGGTAGAAATCAAAAGATGAAAGAGATCTTTGATCTGATCTATAGACTTTGCAAAGTAGACACTACGGTTCTTGTCCGCGGCGAAAATGGAACGGGGAAAGAGCTTGTGGCTAGAGCGATTCATTACAATTCTCCTCGCAAAGAAGGTCCTTTTGTTGCAATCAACTGCGGAGCTATTCCTGAAAACTTAATGGAATCAGAATTATTCGGTCATGAAAAAGGTGCCTTCACCGGTGCAAGTGAAAGAAAAATTGGCAAATTCCAATTGGCAAACCAAGGAACAATATTTTTGGATGAGATCGCAGAGCTGAGACCTGACATGCAAGTCAAACTCTTGAGAGTTCTTCAGGAGAGAAGTTTTGTTCCCGTCGGTAGCAACAGAGAAGTCAAAACCAACGCTAGAATCATTGCCGCTACGAATAGAAACCTAGAAAAGATGATCGAAGAAGGAACATTCAGAGAGGATTTATTCTATCGCCTGAATGTTATGCCAATCTTCTTGCCACCTCTCAGAGAACGTATTGATGACATTCCGGAGCTTGTAGAAAGTTTTATCAAAAAATTTGATAGACAACACAAGAGAGAAATCCGAGCGATTTCTAATCAAGCTTTACAAATTCTAAGAAACTACCCATGGCCTGGAAATATCCGTGAGCTTGAAAACGTGATTGAACATGCTTTCGTCATCGAAAATACAGAGACCATTCAGTCACCGAGTCTTCCGCAACATGTGCGAGATAGATCTCAAGCTATGGTGAAAGTGGATTTCAATAAAGAATATTCTGCTCCAATGGATTTTGAAATTTTCAAAGAAAAAATGGAAAAAGAATTTATCGAAAGCGCCCTCAAAGCCAACCACGGTAAAATCAATCAAACCGTGGCCCACGCTAACATCCCGAAGAACACCCTTCTTCGCAAAATTAAAAAATACGGCATCAATGTAAAAGATTTCTCTGACTAA
- a CDS encoding glycosyltransferase family 9 protein, translating to MKILVIQTAFLGDVLLSIPTLLRLKSLYQNSEVTLLCRKGVGEIFRELKLADIVIELNKKNKEEFSETFKSLKKNSYDLLLCPHESYRSAFMTMQIKAKEKIGFKDWWNPFLFTKFTQRNMDLPDALRQLSLLAVIDAGSKAAIANYLSSKKIPDIAQMGLRNRILGHPKYSNTIKKFNILNKAIFIAPGSVWNTKRWTPDGFKKAAQNLSAKNPIVFIGSPDERDLCTEISNEVPGSINLAGNTSLFELLTLMSTGKLLLSNDSGSMHMGSVAELPTVAVFGPTVLSLGYEPWQEKAIVVENKELKCRPCGKHGHQKCPIGTHECMKSISSQAVIEAAERLSPIRG from the coding sequence ATGAAAATTTTAGTTATTCAGACTGCATTTTTAGGTGATGTATTGCTCTCAATACCAACGTTATTGAGATTGAAATCACTTTATCAAAATTCTGAAGTGACATTGCTTTGCCGTAAAGGTGTGGGCGAGATTTTTAGAGAACTCAAGCTTGCTGACATCGTGATAGAGCTCAATAAAAAGAACAAAGAAGAATTTTCTGAGACTTTTAAAAGTTTAAAAAAGAATTCCTACGATTTGCTGCTTTGTCCGCACGAATCTTACAGATCTGCATTTATGACGATGCAAATTAAAGCCAAAGAGAAAATTGGTTTTAAGGATTGGTGGAATCCATTTTTATTTACAAAATTTACCCAAAGAAACATGGATCTTCCAGATGCATTGAGGCAGCTGAGTTTACTCGCAGTCATTGATGCGGGTTCAAAAGCAGCCATTGCTAATTACTTAAGTAGCAAAAAGATTCCAGATATAGCTCAGATGGGATTAAGGAATAGAATCCTCGGTCATCCTAAATACAGTAACACCATTAAAAAATTCAATATTCTCAATAAAGCTATCTTCATCGCTCCAGGTTCGGTTTGGAATACGAAGAGATGGACGCCGGACGGTTTTAAAAAAGCGGCTCAGAATTTGTCTGCCAAAAATCCCATTGTTTTTATTGGCTCTCCGGACGAGAGAGATCTTTGCACAGAAATCTCAAATGAAGTTCCGGGATCCATTAATCTAGCAGGGAACACTTCACTTTTTGAGTTGCTAACACTGATGAGTACCGGAAAACTTTTGCTCTCTAATGATAGTGGATCAATGCATATGGGAAGTGTCGCAGAACTTCCTACGGTTGCAGTGTTTGGTCCAACAGTTTTGTCATTAGGTTATGAACCCTGGCAGGAAAAAGCAATTGTGGTAGAGAATAAAGAGTTAAAATGCAGACCTTGCGGAAAGCACGGTCACCAGAAATGCCCCATCGGAACTCACGAGTGCATGAAGTCCATTTCAAGCCAGGCAGTTATCGAGGCAGCGGAAAGACTGTCGCCCATCCGCGGTTAG
- a CDS encoding bifunctional riboflavin kinase/FAD synthetase: MEVAHGIARLKAQVTKSVVTIGNFDGLHFGHREIISKATSKARELKAQSVVVTFNPHPRRILRPELHHVQLFEHKDQERELAKMGVNLLILEPFSRDLSQLTPEKFLSDYIIKPLSPIALVVGYDFAFGANRQGTLSILERLCEMHGLDLEIVHPVKMDGLVISSSEIRKSIKEGHVDVARKMLGRSFYVSGLVEKGDQRGRLLGFPTANLSTKAEVFPKAGVYATYTSVRGEIYKSVTNVGYNPTFVDSDGKNRPLKVETHILNFNKDIYGEEIEIYFEQFIRAEIKFPNIDALKAQIKHDIATTLDFLEPMNC, translated from the coding sequence ATGGAAGTCGCACACGGAATTGCAAGGCTTAAGGCACAGGTTACCAAGTCAGTCGTTACCATTGGGAATTTTGATGGGCTTCATTTTGGCCATCGTGAAATTATTTCAAAGGCCACGAGTAAAGCGCGTGAGTTGAAAGCGCAATCTGTAGTCGTAACTTTCAATCCTCATCCGCGCAGAATTCTTAGACCCGAACTCCACCACGTGCAACTTTTTGAGCACAAAGATCAAGAAAGGGAACTCGCAAAAATGGGCGTGAACCTTTTGATATTGGAACCTTTTTCTAGAGATCTTTCGCAACTCACACCAGAAAAATTTTTAAGCGATTATATCATTAAACCTCTTTCACCAATTGCCTTGGTGGTGGGATATGATTTTGCTTTTGGTGCAAATAGACAGGGAACACTTTCGATCTTAGAAAGACTCTGTGAGATGCATGGACTGGATTTGGAAATTGTTCATCCAGTCAAAATGGATGGCCTTGTTATTTCGAGTTCAGAAATTAGAAAGTCGATCAAAGAAGGTCATGTCGATGTGGCTCGCAAAATGTTAGGCAGATCTTTTTATGTTTCAGGATTAGTGGAAAAAGGAGATCAGAGAGGGAGACTCCTGGGATTTCCAACGGCAAATTTATCTACGAAGGCCGAAGTCTTTCCAAAGGCTGGAGTTTATGCGACCTACACAAGTGTGAGAGGTGAAATCTATAAGTCAGTGACGAACGTGGGCTACAATCCTACTTTTGTGGACAGTGATGGGAAAAATAGACCTTTAAAAGTTGAAACTCATATCCTGAATTTCAACAAAGATATTTATGGTGAAGAGATCGAAATTTATTTTGAACAATTCATCCGTGCAGAAATCAAATTTCCAAACATTGATGCACTCAAGGCACAAATCAAACACGATATAGCAACAACATTAGATTTCTTAGAACCAATGAATTGCTAA
- a CDS encoding ATP-binding protein has product MSIIKILKKIEHFLTTYLKWAWGARAFWLRALLCWAIGLAFLWTDYGSNFDYRFQVRGNVSKPNDIALILINEMDWKKLRNVQVDTFESLRSLYVNETLTDNYYWDEELWAHLLRKILEYEPNKIGVTFFFGSNLGNVKISKKNSELFENPKIYWPARISSEGQIQFPIFTRHRETGLINLYPDMDGIVRTFETSIAEIPSFGYVLSDQKRDIKTYSKKYFINYQAAPEKTPSYKAIDLLTGKIKLEDLRGKTIIIGTKDSKEHLYPTPMGFMTKSELFAQVVDNFNNERFPRKFPIQFYAFYLAIILILTLLIIFEYPQNYALAFLISLGAIIAGFSTWLFDTYYVWAPIFAALIQIVGTYIIFIGFKLAQNERKTWRLEQEKSYLFELEQLKNNFISLISHDLKTPIAKIQGITTRLMQSNGPFNKDLETIQNSSQDLYRYIQSILQITRVESSDFKIRKEAADINLIIEKAVEQLKPLAFEKNIKLNVQLEPMFSIEIDTALIHEVIANLIENAIKYTPKDGTVEISSVEADDYVRFSVRDNGAGIPKEELDSVWEKFYRGRNHNLTTQGTGLGLYLVKYFIELHRGKVFLESQTSTNELGQGTGTNIGFILPFSANEKI; this is encoded by the coding sequence GTGTCTATTATCAAAATACTAAAGAAAATCGAGCATTTCCTCACCACTTACCTAAAGTGGGCATGGGGCGCAAGAGCCTTTTGGTTAAGGGCACTCCTTTGCTGGGCGATTGGCTTAGCTTTTCTATGGACGGACTACGGTTCAAACTTTGATTATAGATTCCAAGTTCGCGGAAATGTCTCCAAGCCCAATGACATCGCGTTAATCTTGATCAACGAAATGGATTGGAAAAAATTAAGGAATGTCCAGGTCGACACTTTCGAATCTTTACGCTCCCTTTACGTGAACGAAACTCTCACCGATAATTACTATTGGGATGAAGAACTCTGGGCTCACCTCCTAAGAAAAATTCTAGAGTACGAACCCAACAAAATTGGCGTTACATTTTTCTTTGGTAGCAACCTTGGAAACGTAAAGATCTCTAAAAAAAATTCTGAATTATTTGAAAATCCAAAAATTTATTGGCCCGCAAGAATTTCTTCTGAAGGACAAATTCAATTTCCGATTTTCACCAGACATCGTGAAACAGGTTTAATCAACCTCTATCCTGATATGGATGGTATTGTTAGAACCTTTGAAACCTCAATTGCCGAAATTCCAAGCTTTGGTTACGTACTTTCAGATCAAAAAAGAGACATCAAAACCTATTCAAAAAAATATTTTATAAATTATCAGGCAGCACCCGAGAAAACTCCATCCTACAAAGCCATTGATCTGCTGACTGGAAAAATAAAATTGGAAGATTTGAGAGGGAAAACCATAATTATTGGTACAAAAGACTCGAAAGAACATCTTTACCCAACGCCAATGGGTTTTATGACAAAATCCGAATTGTTTGCGCAAGTTGTAGATAATTTTAACAATGAACGCTTTCCCAGAAAATTCCCAATTCAGTTCTATGCCTTTTATCTCGCGATCATTTTAATTTTAACTTTATTGATCATCTTTGAGTATCCCCAAAACTATGCCCTGGCATTCTTGATTTCTTTGGGCGCCATCATTGCCGGATTTTCGACATGGCTATTTGATACTTACTATGTATGGGCACCCATATTTGCAGCCTTGATTCAGATTGTTGGAACCTACATTATCTTTATTGGTTTCAAACTTGCACAAAACGAAAGAAAAACTTGGAGACTCGAGCAGGAAAAGAGCTATCTCTTTGAGCTTGAGCAACTCAAAAACAATTTCATCAGCCTGATCAGTCATGATTTAAAAACTCCGATTGCAAAGATCCAAGGCATTACAACAAGACTCATGCAATCCAATGGCCCTTTCAATAAAGATCTTGAGACCATTCAAAACTCAAGTCAGGATCTCTATAGATACATTCAATCGATTTTACAGATCACTCGAGTAGAATCTTCGGATTTTAAGATTAGAAAAGAGGCGGCCGATATCAACCTGATCATCGAAAAGGCCGTAGAACAATTAAAGCCTTTAGCTTTTGAAAAGAACATCAAACTGAATGTTCAACTCGAACCTATGTTCTCTATTGAAATTGATACAGCGCTAATTCACGAAGTGATTGCGAATTTGATAGAAAATGCTATTAAATATACTCCAAAAGACGGAACCGTAGAGATTTCTTCAGTCGAAGCCGATGATTACGTGAGATTTTCAGTTCGTGACAACGGCGCTGGAATTCCAAAAGAAGAATTAGATTCTGTTTGGGAAAAGTTTTACCGCGGAAGAAATCATAATCTCACGACGCAGGGAACCGGTCTTGGGCTTTACTTGGTGAAATACTTTATAGAACTTCACAGAGGAAAGGTTTTTTTGGAAAGCCAAACTTCTACAAATGAGCTTGGTCAAGGAACAGGAACAAATATTGGATTCATTCTTCCTTTTTCTGCGAATGAAAAAATTTGA
- a CDS encoding ATP-binding protein, whose translation MISLPQLSRLALYFFLLVFTVIYQLRYPLFINFDFLIPLYCLLSLALMVSAIFLYIGVDKEKLNEKALRVLLPLDAVIISLILYKTSLQNSLYLFFYLYLIFITALSFQLRGALTISVFCAFLFSAVLFVDTSMGSNSKIFMFLMNNLAFFVVALLSGGLATQLKAKEKDLKELKNINNLIVDNIKTGLMTLDQNFTVIQSNQALKDILGHDILGKSIDTKFDIHSVVDLHSLKEDLSKKQVITKEIQYDIGDDRRHLEILISRLNLAELEAGYLLLIQDVTERRKIEDRLKNQEKLAAVGQLAAGIAHEIRNPLASMSGSVQLLATSFEQIDDEQKKLIAITLKETDRLNNLISEFLEFVRPNLPMDDKVDISKLVKDCLELLQLNKAIVTPLLDLNIQSTKPIQANRDKLKQVFLNIMINACHAMEKVESPQLKVSVELKENFIEVRIKDNGVGMEEKIRIKMFEPFFTTKPRGTGLGLAIVHKILESHNAQVDVESKVSQNGNDGGTEFIIRFKL comes from the coding sequence ATGATTAGCTTGCCTCAACTTTCAAGATTAGCATTGTACTTTTTCCTTTTGGTATTCACGGTTATTTACCAACTGAGATATCCGTTATTTATTAATTTTGATTTTTTAATACCACTTTATTGTTTGTTGTCTTTGGCTCTTATGGTGAGTGCGATTTTTTTATACATCGGAGTGGACAAGGAAAAACTAAATGAGAAGGCCCTCAGGGTTCTGCTCCCACTCGATGCGGTGATCATTTCTTTGATTCTTTATAAAACCAGTTTACAAAATTCTCTTTATTTATTTTTCTATTTATATTTAATTTTTATAACGGCTTTGTCTTTCCAATTGAGAGGCGCCCTTACTATTTCTGTGTTCTGCGCGTTCTTATTTAGTGCGGTGTTGTTTGTAGACACATCTATGGGAAGTAATTCTAAAATTTTTATGTTTCTGATGAACAACTTGGCGTTCTTTGTGGTGGCCTTGCTAAGTGGTGGTTTAGCGACGCAATTGAAGGCTAAAGAAAAAGATCTTAAAGAGTTAAAAAATATCAATAACTTGATTGTGGACAATATAAAAACAGGTTTAATGACTTTAGATCAAAACTTTACGGTGATTCAATCCAACCAAGCCCTCAAGGATATCTTGGGCCACGATATATTAGGTAAAAGCATAGATACAAAGTTTGATATTCATTCCGTGGTGGATCTGCATTCATTGAAAGAGGATCTTTCAAAAAAACAAGTGATCACAAAAGAAATCCAATACGATATCGGTGATGACCGAAGGCACTTGGAGATTCTAATTTCAAGATTAAATTTGGCAGAGTTAGAGGCGGGTTACTTGCTTCTCATCCAAGACGTCACTGAAAGAAGAAAAATCGAAGACCGCCTAAAGAACCAAGAAAAATTAGCAGCCGTCGGCCAATTGGCAGCGGGTATCGCTCATGAGATCAGAAATCCTTTAGCAAGCATGAGCGGCAGTGTACAATTGCTCGCTACGAGTTTTGAACAGATCGACGATGAACAAAAAAAGCTTATCGCCATTACTTTAAAAGAAACGGATCGCCTCAATAACCTGATCTCAGAATTTTTAGAGTTCGTGAGACCCAACCTTCCTATGGACGATAAGGTCGATATTTCGAAGCTTGTGAAGGATTGCTTAGAACTCTTGCAGCTGAATAAGGCCATAGTGACGCCTCTACTAGACCTTAACATTCAATCTACAAAGCCCATTCAAGCTAATCGTGACAAACTAAAACAAGTGTTTTTAAATATAATGATAAACGCTTGTCACGCGATGGAAAAAGTAGAATCTCCACAACTTAAGGTATCAGTGGAATTGAAAGAAAATTTTATTGAGGTGAGAATAAAAGACAACGGCGTAGGGATGGAAGAAAAGATTCGAATAAAAATGTTTGAGCCATTCTTTACAACAAAACCCAGAGGAACAGGATTGGGTTTGGCGATTGTGCATAAGATTTTAGAATCTCACAATGCGCAAGTGGATGTAGAATCCAAAGTGAGCCAAAACGGAAATGACGGCGGAACAGAATTTATTATAAGATTTAAACTTTAG
- a CDS encoding type II secretion system F family protein has translation MPKYVYQAKSVDGRITRGSIEAASDTEARIKLRAQRLIPTKMSMANSKKNYFSGLDNLKTRVSGKDLQIFTRQFATLVNSGIPIVQSLEILSNSTSNVYLGASLKKIKEDIEGGKKLGDSIAQHSRIFDKLYVNLLKAGEESGSLDVILERLAAYIEKSIKIRGKVTGALFYPAGILGVAALVIYVILAFVIPKFEELFKSSGQDIPWLTQQVVNLSHFLVDYWYLVFGTLFGTIYSFFVYYRSEKGRATCDAIFIRMPLVGSLIQKNAIARFTRTFSTMISCGVPILDGLDISAKVVGNAVLEATFLRAKEVIAQGKSIVIPLAQDPFVPDMMVQMIGVGEQTGALDTMLGKIADFYEEEVDYAVTALTSMIEPVMMVVLGGIIAVIVVAMYLPIFNLAGAAGA, from the coding sequence GTGCCAAAATACGTGTATCAGGCAAAATCTGTAGATGGCAGAATTACGAGAGGCTCAATCGAAGCAGCCTCCGATACAGAAGCACGTATTAAGTTAAGAGCTCAACGTCTGATTCCTACCAAGATGAGCATGGCAAACAGTAAAAAAAATTACTTTAGTGGATTAGATAATCTAAAAACCAGAGTGAGCGGCAAGGACCTTCAAATTTTTACCAGACAATTTGCTACGCTGGTCAACTCCGGGATTCCCATTGTTCAGAGCTTAGAAATTCTATCCAATTCCACGAGCAATGTTTATTTGGGAGCCAGCTTAAAAAAAATCAAAGAAGACATCGAAGGTGGTAAAAAACTTGGAGATTCCATAGCTCAGCATTCGAGAATATTCGATAAGCTTTACGTGAACTTACTCAAAGCCGGCGAAGAATCCGGTTCTCTTGATGTTATTTTAGAAAGACTTGCAGCCTACATTGAAAAATCAATAAAAATTAGAGGTAAGGTCACGGGAGCTCTTTTTTATCCAGCAGGGATTTTGGGCGTCGCTGCGCTGGTGATTTATGTGATTTTAGCGTTTGTTATTCCTAAATTTGAAGAATTATTTAAAAGTTCTGGCCAAGACATTCCATGGCTTACTCAACAGGTCGTAAACCTCAGTCACTTTTTGGTGGATTACTGGTATCTCGTTTTTGGTACGTTGTTTGGAACAATTTATTCTTTCTTTGTTTATTATCGCTCGGAAAAGGGACGCGCAACTTGTGATGCGATTTTTATTCGCATGCCACTGGTAGGTTCTCTTATCCAAAAAAATGCCATTGCTAGATTTACCAGAACTTTTTCTACAATGATTTCTTGTGGTGTTCCTATTTTGGATGGTTTGGATATTTCCGCAAAAGTTGTGGGCAATGCCGTTCTTGAAGCCACATTCTTGAGAGCCAAAGAAGTTATTGCCCAAGGTAAAAGTATTGTTATTCCTCTAGCTCAAGATCCTTTTGTTCCGGATATGATGGTGCAAATGATTGGTGTGGGAGAGCAAACCGGTGCCCTCGATACAATGCTGGGTAAGATTGCAGATTTCTACGAGGAAGAAGTGGATTATGCGGTAACGGCTTTAACAAGTATGATTGAGCCAGTCATGATGGTTGTGCTTGGTGGTATCATCGCGGTCATCGTGGTTGCGATGTATCTTCCGATCTTCAATCTTGCTGGCGCGGCGGGGGCATAA